In Candidatus Pelagibacter ubique HIMB140, a single window of DNA contains:
- a CDS encoding CTP synthase, with protein MARYIFVTGGVVSSLGKGLSSASLAYLLQSRGYKVRLRKLDPYLNVDPGTMSPFQHGEVFVTDDGAETDLDLGHYERFSGVTAKKTDNITTGKIYSDVLRKERKGEYLGKTVQVIPHITDRIKEFIKYDTSKEDFVICEIGGIVGDIESLPFVEAIRQFSNDIGKKNSLFIHLTLVPYLKASDEIKTKPTQHSVKELRSIGIQPDIIICRSERPIPLEHRKKISLFCNVDIKNVIETVDVKTIYEAPISFAKEKLDVQVLDYFKIKSKKSNNLNPWKKITKITLNTKKQVNIAIIGKYVELKDAYKSLDEALTHGGITNNLKVNLVRIDSEKLKVSEIKSKLKNVSGILIPGGFGKRGTEGKIEAIKYSRINKIPFLGICYGMQMAIIEFARNKLKIKKATSSEFDKGGVHIIGLMNEWEKSGKKVKGTDKNLGGTMRLGSYDAILKDKSKIRDIYKSRLIKERHRHRYEVDISFKEKFEKNGLIFSGLSPDNKLPEIIELKNHPWFIGVQFHPEFKSRPLSPHPLFSSFIKAAKNHK; from the coding sequence ATGGCGCGATATATATTTGTCACTGGCGGCGTGGTTTCATCCCTTGGAAAAGGTCTATCATCAGCATCATTAGCTTATCTATTACAGTCACGTGGTTATAAAGTTAGGCTTAGAAAATTAGATCCATACTTAAATGTAGATCCTGGAACAATGAGCCCATTCCAGCATGGAGAAGTTTTTGTAACAGATGATGGTGCTGAAACAGATTTAGATTTAGGTCACTATGAAAGATTTTCAGGAGTTACTGCAAAGAAAACAGATAATATTACTACAGGAAAAATTTATAGCGATGTTCTGAGAAAAGAAAGAAAAGGAGAATATCTTGGAAAGACAGTACAAGTTATTCCACATATAACCGATAGAATTAAAGAATTTATTAAATACGATACGTCAAAAGAAGATTTTGTAATTTGCGAAATAGGTGGAATTGTAGGTGATATTGAAAGCTTACCATTTGTTGAGGCTATAAGACAATTTTCAAATGATATTGGGAAAAAAAATTCTTTATTTATTCATTTAACGTTAGTTCCATACTTAAAAGCATCAGATGAAATAAAAACCAAACCAACACAACACTCTGTCAAAGAATTGAGAAGTATTGGTATTCAACCTGATATAATTATTTGTAGATCAGAAAGACCAATACCTTTAGAGCATAGAAAAAAAATATCTCTATTTTGTAATGTTGATATTAAAAATGTAATTGAAACGGTTGATGTAAAAACAATTTACGAAGCACCAATTAGTTTTGCTAAAGAAAAGTTAGATGTTCAAGTTTTAGATTACTTTAAAATAAAATCTAAAAAATCAAATAACCTAAATCCTTGGAAGAAAATTACCAAAATTACACTTAATACAAAAAAACAAGTTAATATTGCGATAATAGGTAAGTATGTAGAATTAAAAGATGCATATAAATCATTAGATGAAGCCTTAACGCATGGAGGAATTACAAACAACTTGAAGGTAAATTTAGTTAGAATTGATTCAGAAAAATTAAAAGTTTCTGAAATTAAAAGCAAACTTAAAAATGTTTCAGGTATTCTAATACCAGGAGGATTTGGAAAAAGAGGAACTGAGGGAAAAATCGAAGCAATTAAATATTCAAGAATTAATAAAATACCATTTTTAGGTATTTGTTACGGTATGCAAATGGCAATAATAGAATTTGCTAGAAATAAATTAAAAATTAAAAAAGCAACTTCTTCTGAGTTTGATAAAGGTGGTGTTCATATAATTGGTTTAATGAATGAGTGGGAAAAAAGTGGAAAAAAAGTTAAAGGTACAGATAAAAATTTAGGTGGAACAATGAGACTTGGTTCTTATGATGCAATTTTAAAAGATAAGTCTAAAATTAGAGATATTTATAAATCAAGATTAATCAAAGAAAGACACAGACATAGATATGAAGTGGATATTTCATTTAAGGAAAAATTTGAGAAAAATGGACTGATATTTTCTGGTTTATCACCAGATAATAAACTTCCTGAGATAATTGAACTTAAAAATCATCCTTGGTTTATTGGAGTTCAGTTCCACCCTGAATTTAAATCTAGACCTTTATCTCCTCATCCTTTATTCTCTTCATTTATCAAAGCAGCAAAAAATCATAAATGA
- the tpiA gene encoding triose-phosphate isomerase: MTNKYMYFIANWKMFGDLKTINSLDKVIKFSKSHKKNKFKLIYCPPNTLIRPISKRLSKTNIEVGAQNSHQNLDYGAFTGQVNARMLKSVGAKYVILGHSENRMAGENDNLINLKIKNSIKSGLKIIFCIGETLKQKRDKKTNQVLNSQLKKGLKSIKKINDIIIAYEPVWSIGTGLIPSSEELSKSIKFIKSKFGKKSPKVLYGGSVNSKNIDQLKIIPNIDGFLIGGASQNPKKFIDIIKKTIN; this comes from the coding sequence ATGACAAATAAATATATGTATTTTATAGCTAATTGGAAAATGTTTGGAGATTTAAAAACTATAAATTCATTAGATAAAGTTATTAAATTCTCAAAAAGTCATAAAAAAAATAAGTTCAAACTAATTTATTGTCCTCCAAATACTCTAATACGTCCAATTTCAAAAAGACTTAGTAAAACAAATATTGAAGTTGGTGCACAAAATTCTCATCAAAATTTAGATTATGGAGCTTTTACAGGTCAGGTTAATGCAAGAATGCTTAAAAGTGTTGGAGCAAAATATGTGATCTTGGGTCATTCCGAAAACAGAATGGCTGGAGAAAATGACAATCTAATTAATCTTAAAATAAAAAATTCAATCAAATCTGGTTTAAAAATTATTTTTTGTATTGGTGAAACTCTGAAACAAAAAAGAGATAAAAAGACTAATCAAGTTTTAAATAGTCAATTAAAGAAAGGATTAAAATCTATCAAAAAAATTAATGATATAATTATTGCGTACGAACCAGTATGGTCAATTGGAACTGGTTTAATTCCTTCATCTGAGGAACTGTCTAAATCAATTAAATTTATAAAAAGTAAATTTGGAAAAAAATCTCCAAAAGTTTTATATGGAGGCTCTGTTAACAGTAAAAATATTGATCAATTAAAAATAATTCCTAACATAGATGGTTTTTTAATAGGTGGAGCATCACAAAATCCAAAGAAATTTATTGATATAATTAAAAAAACCATTAATTAG
- the secG gene encoding preprotein translocase subunit SecG encodes METLLLVVNIILAFILVVLVLLQKSEGGALGIGVSQENFMLSRSAGSFITKATAIVATLFIICSLALTIISRAELTPTGSVLDTVEEKTEDTPSIPENN; translated from the coding sequence ATGGAAACATTATTACTTGTAGTTAATATCATACTTGCGTTTATTTTAGTTGTGCTTGTGCTACTTCAAAAATCAGAGGGTGGCGCTTTAGGTATTGGTGTTTCACAAGAAAATTTCATGCTATCAAGGTCTGCTGGTAGTTTTATTACTAAAGCAACTGCGATAGTTGCAACTTTATTTATCATTTGTAGCTTAGCACTGACAATAATTTCTAGAGCAGAATTAACGCCTACAGGATCAGTTTTAGACACGGTTGAAGAAAAAACTGAAGATACTCCATCAATTCCTGAAAATAATTAA